The following are encoded together in the Sparus aurata chromosome 1, fSpaAur1.1, whole genome shotgun sequence genome:
- the cfap52 gene encoding cilia- and flagella-associated protein 52, with translation MATETHGVPQLVLESVFGFNGHVSSGLRVHPDGEHLIYPLGCTVILKRIKDGKQEFLNGHTNNVSCISVSKSGSYIASGQVNFMGFKAIIIIWDYAQRTIHAELLLHKAKVEALAFSPNDKYLVSLGGQDDGSIVVWNVETKQAICGSPASASSAGHCLTLQYSNTNNIFVSAGSGTVRVWELDLLNRKIKPTECQTGKLKRNVQCLEISDDDQFIYCGTTSGDIMKMTLKTGLLSDCGPAKPKYSQGVNVLRVLKSGDLLVGSGSGTFTMCSRTNFKTLKEVQLEKGVTSIALRGDGQQFFVGTKAAQMYSFSSGNFEAELISTSHNSAVNDVAILFGTSVIFGTCSGEDIRVWYIDKPKELLRITVPNMTCNSLDFMTDGHSIISAWNDGKIRVFGPESGRLMLIIHDAHKMGVTAIAGTRDCKRIVSGGGEGKVRVWELQPHGHRLLETMTKHKATVTCIKVKSNDKECVTASSDGACIIWDIVRFVSLQMMIANTSFKTVCYHPEEYQIITSGTDRKVTYWDVFDGSVIRELEASLSGSINGMHISQDGKHFATGGDDKLLKVWDYTAGEVTHVGKAHGGSITSIKLCSNNRTLISTSADGAILQWKFPHPSSS, from the exons ATGGCTACTGAAACACACGGCGTGCCTCAGCTTGTACTGGAGTCTGTCTTTGGGTTCAACG GACATGTGTCTTCTGGCCTGAGGGTCCATCCAGACGGAGAGCACCTGATTTACCCTCTGGGATGCACAGTTATCCTGAAGAGAATCAAAGATGGCAAGCAGGAGTTCCTGAatggacacacaaacaatgtATCCTGTATTTCAGTGTCCAAAAGTGGATCGTATATTGCCTCTGGACAGGTCAACTTTATGGGCTTTAAG GCCATTATAATTATCTGGGACTACGCACAGCGAACAATTCATGCGGAGCTGCTACTGCACAAGGCGAAGGTAGAGGCACTGGCCTTCTCTCCCAACGACAAGTATCTGGTGTCCCTTGGGGGTCAGGATGATGGCAG cATAGTGGTGTGGAATGTAGAAACCAAGCAGGCCATCTGTGGGAGCCCGGCTTCAGCTTCCAGCGCCGGCCACTGCCTCACCCTGCAGTACTCCAACACAAACAATATCTTCGTTTCTGCTGGAAG CGGAACAGTGCGAGTCTGGGAGCTGGACCTCCTCAACAGGAAAATCAAGCCGACAGAGTGTCAGACAGGCAAGCTGAAGAGGAACGTGCAATGTTTAGAG ATTTCAGACGATGACCAGTTCATTTACTGCGGCACTACCAGCGGAGACATAATGAAAATGACACTGAAGACGGGACTTCTGAGTGACTGTGGTCCAGCTAAACCAAAATACAGCCAG GGTGTTAATGTCCTAAGGGTACTGAAGTCTGGGGACCTGCTTGTAGGCTCTGGATCTGGCACCTTCACTATGTGCTCCAGGACTAACTTCAAAACTCTTAA GGAAGTCCAGCTGGAAAAGGGAGTGACCTCCATTGCTCTAAGAGGAGATGGCCAGCAGTTCTTTGTTGGTACCAAGGCTGCTCAGATGTACAGCTTCAGTTCTGGCAACTTTGAAGCTGAACTCATTTCCACCAGCCACAACAGTGCTGTCAATGATGTAGCCATATTATT TGGAACATCTGTAATATTTGGAACCTGCTCTGGGGAGGACATCCGTGTGTGGTACATAGACAAGCCCAAAGAGCTGCTGCGCATCACTGTACCCAATATGACCTGCAATTCCCTGGACTTCATGACTGACGGACATAGCATCATCAGCG CCTGGAATGATGGTAAGATTCGCGTGTTTGGTCCAGAAAGCGGCAGGCTCATGCTCATCATTCACGACGCACACAAAATGGGTGTTACGGCCATCGCTGGCACCAGGGACTGCAAGAGGATCGTCAGTGGAGGGGGAGAAGGGAAG GTTCGTGTTTGGGAGCTGCAGCCACATGGCCACCGGCTGCTGGAGACCATGACGAAGCACAAAGCCACTGTCACTTGTATCAAAGTCAAGAGTAATGACAAAGAGTGTGTCACTGCCAGCTCTGATGGTGCCTGCATCATCTGGGACATAGT GCGGTTTGTGAGTCTTCAAATGATGATCGCCAACACATCTTTCAAGACTGTGTGCTACCACCCAGAGGAATACCAGATCATCACCAGCGGCACTGACAGAAAG GTTACCTACTGGGATGTGTTTGACGGCTCTGTCATCAGAGAACTGGAGGCTTCCCTGTCTGGCTCTATCAATGGCATGCACATCTCACAGGATGGCAAACACTTTGCGACAG GAGGAGATGACAAGCTGCTGAAGGTGTGGGACTACACTGCAGGTGAAGTCACCCACGTAGGAAAAGCTCACGGTGGCAGTATCACCAGCATCAagctctgctccaacaacaggACCCTAATCAGCACCAGCGCAGACGGAGCCATTCTTCAGTGGAAGTTCCCTCACCCTTCTTCCTCTTGA